GTACGCACAGCTACCGGGACGGCACGGGAACGGTCGTTCTTTGCGACCGGTTGACCTGTCTCAGGCGGCGCGTCTGTTCTCGAGAGGAACGAAGCGCATTTCCACCTGCTTGGTCAGCACAGAGGCGATGCGGCGCAGCATGTTCGGAGACGGGTTGCGCGAGTGCGAGCGCGTAGTCCGTATGAGCTGGCGATTTCACATAACCGGGGAGTATCGGACGTGCCGCCGTCTCCCCCCGAACTACCGATGCGGGTGTCTCCCACGCGGCGCGAGGCGCGACCGAGGGCGAATCCGGGCGAATCGGGCTGGGCGCGCGGCCCGGGCGGTGACCGGTGAACGGCGGCGGCCGGCCGCGGGCGCACGCGGGCGGCGGCGCGACGATCCGGGTCGCGCGGGGGGAGGGCGGTGTCAGAGTGGTTGGCTCGCGTCCCCGGGCAGCCCGCTCGGCTGGCGCGGCGGGGCGGGGCGCGGCGGCTCCCGCGGCAGCCCGAGGTGGCCGAGGATGCGGGCGATCACGCGCGGATCGGCGATGGTCGCCAGCAGCCGCAGCCGGCCGCCGCAGTCCGGGCACGCCAGCACGTCGAGGGCAAAGGTGCGCCGCAGCAACTCGGCCCAGGCGACGTGGCGCGGGCGGACATAGCCGCCCGGCGGCGGGGCGCGCGGGCCGGTGGGCGCGACGGGCGCAGGGGATGCGACGGCGGATCGGGCCGGGGACGGTGGCACTGGCGCGCCGGCGGTGGGCGCCGCCGCGGGCGCGGCCTCGCCCTCGGCGCGCGGGGCGCTCGCCCGGGCGACGCGCCAACAGCCACGGGCGGCAAACGCCCCGTGGTAAAGGAGCAGGTTGGCCCGTGGCCGTGGCACCAGCGCCGCCAGCTTCTCCAACAACTCGCTCGGCTCGAAACCGATCGCCCGCGTGCCGTCGCGCCACGGCCGGCGCAGCCGCAGCAGCACCCGCCCCTCCGCCGTCAGCTCCAGCGCGTCCTGCGCCACCGGCGGCCGCAGCACGTAGCGGCAGAGCCGCTCGAGCCGGCGCCGGTCGCCGGCGCGCACGGCCGCGTCGGCATGCAGGTCGAACCCCTCGCGGTGGGCGTGGCGCGGTCCGGCCGTGCTCACCACCGGCGCGGTGGCGTCGGCGCCGAGCCGCAGCACCAGCTGAGCCGCCCGCGGGCCGGTCGCCACCCGCCCGACCACCGACGCGCCGGCGATCGCCGCCAGCGCGGGCTCCGCCAGCGCCAGGCCATCGGCGGTGCCGCCGTCACCCGCGCTCCCATCGACCACCAGGCCATCGCGGCGCACCAGACGCGCGATCCGGTGCTGGACCGCCGCCAGCAGGCGGGCCACCTCGACATCGGTCGGCGGCCGCGCCGCCGGCACGAAGCCCACCGCGCCGTCAGGCGCCGTCGCGAACACGCCCTCGGCCACCAGGGTGTGGAAGTGGACGTTGGTGTTGAGCGCCGAGCCGCAGCGCTGGATCGCCGTGACCGCCCCGCCGCGCCCGACCACCCCGGGCGCCCGCGCCCGGCGGCGCTCGAACGAGAGCAGCGCGCGCACGAACACCGCGAGCACGGCGCGGCACAACGGCGGGTCGTAGGCGAGCGCGTAGCGCAACCGATGCGGCAGCGTCAGCACCCACTGGCGCACCGGCAGGTCGCCGAAGACACCGTCGACCAGGTGCGCGGCCAGCACCGCCATGCGCCGCCCGCAGCAAGAGGGGCAGAACCCTCGGCCCTTGCACGAGAAGGCGACCAGGATCTCGCGCGCGCAGCCGCCGCAGCGGAAACGGGCAAAGCCGCTGGCCATGACGCCGCAGCTGAGAAAGGCGCGCAGCTCCTTCTCGATGAAGCGCGGCAGCCCCGCGCCGCCGCCGCGCGCGCGGGCCTCGGCGAGAAAGGTCTCGAGGTGCTCGAGGACCACACGCTGCAGGACGCCGCGCTCGGGGTGGCGGCGCACGCAGGTGTGCCGGCCGCGGCCGGCAGCCGCGCCGCCGGACGAACACGGATGCCCTCCAGAGTCGCTCGCCATCGGCTGTCGGGCCGGAGCGATCTCCGACCCCACACCCCCGCTGCGTTACCCGACGGCCAACGCCGGGCGTCGAGGTGGCAACGGCGGCGTTCAGGCTGGCGAGCGAGCGCGGATCCTCGTCCATCGCCGCCATGTGCAGCAACAGCTCAGCGCCGTTCGAGACGCCGGCAGCGGTGGACCAGCTCGCCGAATGCTTCCGGACCGCGATCGTCAGGGCCAGAAGCGTTGGCGACTGACGTGGCTCACCACGGCGGTCACAGAGTGGGGGCACTACATCGCGGCGGCGTGAGCCGGTGCGCCAGTGCGCCGGTGCCAGAAGGACTCATCCGCACCGGCTCACTCGTTCAATCAACTGATGTCGTTCAATCAACTGATGTCAATCAACTGATTGACGCCCCGGCGAACGATCTGGTAGCGCCAGCGAATCCACGTTTCGCAGGCGGAGGCACCGCGGGCGATCGGCGTTCGGCGGGCACCTGCGCGCTGCGCTCCAGGATGCGGGCGCAGTGAAGCGAGAGAGGACGGGATGAACATGCTGTTGAAGGACAAGGTCGCGGTGGTCACGGGTTCGGGGCGCGGCATCGGGCGCGGCATCGCCATCGCGCTGGCGCGCGAGGGGGCCAAGGTCATCATCAACGACGTCGGCTGCGAGGTCGACGGGCGCGGCACGGCCGACGACCCGGCCATGCAGGTGGTCAACGAGATCAAGAAGATCGGCAGCGACGCGGCGCCGAACTACGACTCGGTGTCCGACTTCGGCGGCGCCGAGCGGATCATCAAGAGCGCGGTCGACACCTTCGGCCGCATCGACATCCTGGTCAACAACGCCGGCATCGTGCGCGATCGCTCGCTCGGCAAGATGAGCGAGGAGGACTTCGACGCCGTCCTCGCGGTGCACCTGAAGGGCACCTTCAACTGCGGCCGCCACGCGCTGCCGATCATGCGCGAGCAGGGCTTCGGCCGGGTGATCAACATCACCTCCA
This genomic window from bacterium contains:
- a CDS encoding transposase, with translation MRRHPERGVLQRVVLEHLETFLAEARARGGGAGLPRFIEKELRAFLSCGVMASGFARFRCGGCAREILVAFSCKGRGFCPSCCGRRMAVLAAHLVDGVFGDLPVRQWVLTLPHRLRYALAYDPPLCRAVLAVFVRALLSFERRRARAPGVVGRGGAVTAIQRCGSALNTNVHFHTLVAEGVFATAPDGAVGFVPAARPPTDVEVARLLAAVQHRIARLVRRDGLVVDGSAGDGGTADGLALAEPALAAIAGASVVGRVATGPRAAQLVLRLGADATAPVVSTAGPRHAHREGFDLHADAAVRAGDRRRLERLCRYVLRPPVAQDALELTAEGRVLLRLRRPWRDGTRAIGFEPSELLEKLAALVPRPRANLLLYHGAFAARGCWRVARASAPRAEGEAAPAAAPTAGAPVPPSPARSAVASPAPVAPTGPRAPPPGGYVRPRHVAWAELLRRTFALDVLACPDCGGRLRLLATIADPRVIARILGHLGLPREPPRPAPPRQPSGLPGDASQPL
- a CDS encoding SDR family NAD(P)-dependent oxidoreductase, giving the protein MNMLLKDKVAVVTGSGRGIGRGIAIALAREGAKVIINDVGCEVDGRGTADDPAMQVVNEIKKIGSDAAPNYDSVSDFGGAERIIKSAVDTFGRIDILVNNAGIVRDRSLGKMSEEDFDAVLAVHLKGTFNCGRHALPIMREQGFGRVINITSSAGLRGNFGQSNYGAAKAGIMGLTLVWAIEHEKYGITINAMAPSGMTRMTGTIPGVDKDNPPPEMNPELNGPLIAFLGSDKAAHVNGQIFGRRGFGYTIFQQPRPVAMMYKPGGLTASEIAANFNGVFLEHLQPIGIPEMRMRAQAREQKKE